The Streptomyces sp. TLI_105 DNA segment CTACGGCGTCCCGGTGTCGGCCGTCGCCCGCCACCGGGCCGAGGTGCTCGAACAGCCGGTGTACGACGGTCCCTATGCCAAAGCCGCCGCCCTGATCCACACCCTGGGCCGGTGCCGCTGGCTGGAGCGCTCCAACCTGGCCGTCGCCGCCGCGACCGGCGTCATGTACCTCGCAGCCGCCGGGGTCCCCGTCAAGCCGGCCCGCCAGGACGCCATCGCCCTGAAGGACCTGCTCCTC contains these protein-coding regions:
- a CDS encoding fic family toxin-antitoxin system, toxin component, with protein sequence MELHIDVPWILQVAEAAGADDPAPDDYGVPVSAVARHRAEVLEQPVYDGPYAKAAALIHTLGRCRWLERSNLAVAAATGVMYLAAAGVPVKPARQDAIALKDLLLDPTCTAGRVAALLRTWPTAT